In a genomic window of Pseudoliparis swirei isolate HS2019 ecotype Mariana Trench chromosome 20, NWPU_hadal_v1, whole genome shotgun sequence:
- the kcne4 gene encoding potassium voltage-gated channel subfamily E member 4, with protein sequence MEHLENSTASPERLFVHTQSTARSQAGKGDGNAYLYILIVMSFYGIFLCGIMLGYVRSKRREKRRTNVFTRLVHEEEQREWGARPKKHSLAFPAAVSELRAVQLSIPFCGSSSHGNQFGHLHCASAPPSPLACTLCAEQNSVSSLCSSADTRCAIEEEESDVGAEAAKGGARNGVDDSC encoded by the coding sequence atggAGCACCTGGAGAACTCCACCGCGTCCCCCGAGCGGCTCTTCGTGCACACGCAGAGCACCGCGCGCTCCCAGGCGGGCAAAGGCGACGGGAACGCGTACCTGTACATCCTGATCGTCATGTCCTTCTACGGAATCTTCCTCTGCGGTATCATGCTGGGCTACGTGCGCTCCAAACggcgggagaagaggaggaccaaCGTGTTCACGCGCCTCGTGcacgaggaggagcagcgggagTGGGGCGCGCGACCCAAGAAACACAGCCTCGCGTTTCCCGCCGCCGTCTCGGAGCTGCGCGCGGTGCAGCTGTCCATCCCCTTCTGCGGTAGTAGTAGCCACGGCAACCAATTCGGGCACCTGCACTGCGCGAGCGCGCCGCCGTCCCCGCTGGCGTGCACGCTGTGCGCAGAGCAGAACAGCGTCAGCTCGCTGTGCTCGTCCGCGGACACGCGCTGCGCCATCGAGGAGGAGGAATCAGACGTCGGCGCGGAGGCCGCGAAGGGAGGGGCCAGAAACGGCGTGGATGATTCGTGCTGA